In Spinacia oleracea cultivar Varoflay chromosome 5, BTI_SOV_V1, whole genome shotgun sequence, a single window of DNA contains:
- the LOC110788116 gene encoding putative disease resistance protein RGA4 isoform X6 has product MAEGFITEAAMAILTTVLSRTAEEVKLPWSFKNDQKELEKKLKRIHMLLCGSAGIRFNNPLVDDWLSKVKNVAYEADDFIDEVAYEALKQKLKFRNQSQFKKKLQFFFTVGSNPIVFSFQMGHRVRKLMGSIEDVFKDAQVLGIKPVDIAAGSSRSVPVLEDVQLQVQRELVASRGLIGRDQDEANIIKLLCHPGNSDRDLSVVGIVGMAGLGKTALSKRVCERNEVTKHFEKRIWVCVSHDFEVKGILEKMVELVDEQSCNRSSYQATITELQKNLRGKRYLLVLDDVWDTISSVWESFCSILQDIGGSKGTMVLATSRSSQVLATMEIHNEIQTLTTWHGPHIHQLKGLTYTDSWSLFQRRVHRIIDVTRAERMVTKCGGVPLAINVLGDLLRHRCSEEWKQIEESELWKLEDKNGILPSLRLSFNYLPSAAVKSCFAYCAVFPEDAVIRRENLIQLWMAHGFLQPYDKMERIGNEYFNVLLNNSFFQDMEFDKHGGVDRCKMHDVVRSLAKVVSRQEFLTVSENVNMTKISSDVRHLSLLTEKGLTQKLKKKIGRCPNLEDLPNLEPLTNLRKLEIHNCARVGLN; this is encoded by the exons ATGGCTGAAGGTTTTATCACTGAAGCAGCTATGGCAATACTAACAACAGTGTTGTCCCGGACGGCAGAAGAGGTCAAACTTCCCTGGAGCTTTAAAAATGATCAGAAAGAGCTGGAGaaaaagttgaaaagaattcataTGCTCTTATGTGGTTCTGCTGGTATAAGATTTAACAATCCTTTAGTTGATGATTGGCTAAGCAAAGTGAAAAATGTGGCCTATGAAGCTGATGATTTTATTGATGAGGTTGCATATGAAGCTCTGAAGCAAAAACTGAAGTTTCGAAATCAGTCCCAGTTTAAGAAAAAGCTCCAGTTTTTCTTCACTGTTGGTAGTAATCCGATTGTGTTTAGCTTTCAAATGGGTCATAGGGTAAGGAAGCTGATGGGTTCAATAGAAGATGTTTTTAAAGATGCTCAAGTGCTTGGAATCAAACCTGTTGACATAGCAGCAGGTTCCAGCAGAAGTGTGCCTGTATTGGAAGATGTGCAGCTTCAGGTACAGAGGGAATTAGTTGCTAGTCGAGGACTTATTGGGCGCGATCAAGACGAAGCTAATATCATTAAGTTATTGTGTCACCCTGGGAATTCTGACAGAGATCTAAGCGTTGTTGGCATCGTGGGAATGGCAG GCCTTGGAAAGACAGCTTTATCTAAGCGAGTGTGTGAGAGAAATGAAGTTACAAAGCATTTTGAGAAGAGAATCTGGGTATGTGTATCCCATGATTTTGAAGTGAAGGGGATTTTAGAAAAGATGGTTGAACTTGTTGATGAACAATCATGTAACAGATCAAGTTACCAAGCAACAATCACAGAGCTTCAAAAGAACTTGAGAGGGAAAAGATATTTACTGGTGTTGGATGATGTTTGGGATACAATATCAAGTGTATGGGAGTCCTTCTGTAGCATATTGCAGGATATTGGTGGGTCTAAAGGGACAATGGTTTTGGCTACCTCGCGTAGTTCTCAGGTTTTAGCAACCATGGAAATACATAACGAGATCCAAACTCTGACAACCTGGCACGGACCTCATATTCATCAACTGAAGGGCCTAACTTACACAGACAGTTGGTCCTTGTTCCAGCGAAGAGTACACCGTATCATTGACGTGACTAGAGCAGAAAGGATGGTCACGAAGTGTGGGGGCGTCCCTTTGGCAATAAACGTGCTTGGTGATCTGTTAAGGCATAGGTGTTCAGAAGAGTGGAAACAGATTGAAGAAAGTGAGTTGTGGAAGTTGGAAGATAAGAATGGAATCTTGCCTTCTTTGAGGTTGAGCTTCAATTATTTACCATCTGCAGCTGTAAAAAGCTGTTTTGCATATTGTGCTGTTTTCCCAGAGGATGCTGTTATCAGAAGGGAAAACTTGATTCAACTTTGGATGGCCCATGGCTTCTTGCAGCCATATGATAAAATGGAGCGCATTGGCAATGAATACTTCAACGTTTTGTTGAATAACTCCTTTTTCCAGGATATGGAATTCGATAAGCATGGTGGCGTAGATAGGTGTAAGATGCATGATGTTGTTCGTTCTCTTGCAAAGGTTGTTTCTAGACAAGAGTTCTTGACAGTTTCAGAAAATGTTAACATGACCAAGATTTCATCTGATGTTCGACATCTTTCTTTGCTGACTGAAAAGGGTCTTACACAAAAACTGAAGAAGAAG ATAGGTAGATGTCCTAATCTTGAAGATTTACCAAACTTGGAGCCATTGACTAATCTGCGCAAGTTGGAAATACATAACTGTGCAAGG GTTGGTCTAAACTAG
- the LOC110788116 gene encoding putative disease resistance protein RGA3 isoform X1, producing the protein MAEGFITEAAMAILTTVLSRTAEEVKLPWSFKNDQKELEKKLKRIHMLLCGSAGIRFNNPLVDDWLSKVKNVAYEADDFIDEVAYEALKQKLKFRNQSQFKKKLQFFFTVGSNPIVFSFQMGHRVRKLMGSIEDVFKDAQVLGIKPVDIAAGSSRSVPVLEDVQLQVQRELVASRGLIGRDQDEANIIKLLCHPGNSDRDLSVVGIVGMAGLGKTALSKRVCERNEVTKHFEKRIWVCVSHDFEVKGILEKMVELVDEQSCNRSSYQATITELQKNLRGKRYLLVLDDVWDTISSVWESFCSILQDIGGSKGTMVLATSRSSQVLATMEIHNEIQTLTTWHGPHIHQLKGLTYTDSWSLFQRRVHRIIDVTRAERMVTKCGGVPLAINVLGDLLRHRCSEEWKQIEESELWKLEDKNGILPSLRLSFNYLPSAAVKSCFAYCAVFPEDAVIRRENLIQLWMAHGFLQPYDKMERIGNEYFNVLLNNSFFQDMEFDKHGGVDRCKMHDVVRSLAKVVSRQEFLTVSENVNMTKISSDVRHLSLLTEKGLTQKLKKKVRTVLSESLHIGNPNTLLMHAKCLRVLSLVNAGLFVLPDSIGSLKHLRYLDISENDIMKLPSAIGELYNLQTLKHLCFRIPYFSTFPTLPKELRKLVNLRYICTNKYSCMGFSLCIQLERINQYRKWGGRISDISLLNNIRGSLAIRYLEHISSKEEARRASLKTKPNIHHLDLTWSYNATTSLSNSEEVLEELLPHKDLKILNIWYYNGKVLPSWLMMMRPSRVSQLCNLVEMKFYYCRNLKQLPDSFVFPLLKVLVVWGCDNLTSFPDLGTMNSLETLQIGRCPNLEDLPNLEPLTNLRKLEIHNCARVSCLPLGLANLCNLTELKLGPFCRELDFFPFPNISDSCLVTKSLQKLCLIGWSKLGNLPTQVEQFTQLQTLGIGHFDTLKVLPSWLGSLTCLEIVDLQHMESLTCLPPRNDMLRATRFLGFRITPFQCPKLSISVDIFDVLLTKG; encoded by the exons ATGGCTGAAGGTTTTATCACTGAAGCAGCTATGGCAATACTAACAACAGTGTTGTCCCGGACGGCAGAAGAGGTCAAACTTCCCTGGAGCTTTAAAAATGATCAGAAAGAGCTGGAGaaaaagttgaaaagaattcataTGCTCTTATGTGGTTCTGCTGGTATAAGATTTAACAATCCTTTAGTTGATGATTGGCTAAGCAAAGTGAAAAATGTGGCCTATGAAGCTGATGATTTTATTGATGAGGTTGCATATGAAGCTCTGAAGCAAAAACTGAAGTTTCGAAATCAGTCCCAGTTTAAGAAAAAGCTCCAGTTTTTCTTCACTGTTGGTAGTAATCCGATTGTGTTTAGCTTTCAAATGGGTCATAGGGTAAGGAAGCTGATGGGTTCAATAGAAGATGTTTTTAAAGATGCTCAAGTGCTTGGAATCAAACCTGTTGACATAGCAGCAGGTTCCAGCAGAAGTGTGCCTGTATTGGAAGATGTGCAGCTTCAGGTACAGAGGGAATTAGTTGCTAGTCGAGGACTTATTGGGCGCGATCAAGACGAAGCTAATATCATTAAGTTATTGTGTCACCCTGGGAATTCTGACAGAGATCTAAGCGTTGTTGGCATCGTGGGAATGGCAG GCCTTGGAAAGACAGCTTTATCTAAGCGAGTGTGTGAGAGAAATGAAGTTACAAAGCATTTTGAGAAGAGAATCTGGGTATGTGTATCCCATGATTTTGAAGTGAAGGGGATTTTAGAAAAGATGGTTGAACTTGTTGATGAACAATCATGTAACAGATCAAGTTACCAAGCAACAATCACAGAGCTTCAAAAGAACTTGAGAGGGAAAAGATATTTACTGGTGTTGGATGATGTTTGGGATACAATATCAAGTGTATGGGAGTCCTTCTGTAGCATATTGCAGGATATTGGTGGGTCTAAAGGGACAATGGTTTTGGCTACCTCGCGTAGTTCTCAGGTTTTAGCAACCATGGAAATACATAACGAGATCCAAACTCTGACAACCTGGCACGGACCTCATATTCATCAACTGAAGGGCCTAACTTACACAGACAGTTGGTCCTTGTTCCAGCGAAGAGTACACCGTATCATTGACGTGACTAGAGCAGAAAGGATGGTCACGAAGTGTGGGGGCGTCCCTTTGGCAATAAACGTGCTTGGTGATCTGTTAAGGCATAGGTGTTCAGAAGAGTGGAAACAGATTGAAGAAAGTGAGTTGTGGAAGTTGGAAGATAAGAATGGAATCTTGCCTTCTTTGAGGTTGAGCTTCAATTATTTACCATCTGCAGCTGTAAAAAGCTGTTTTGCATATTGTGCTGTTTTCCCAGAGGATGCTGTTATCAGAAGGGAAAACTTGATTCAACTTTGGATGGCCCATGGCTTCTTGCAGCCATATGATAAAATGGAGCGCATTGGCAATGAATACTTCAACGTTTTGTTGAATAACTCCTTTTTCCAGGATATGGAATTCGATAAGCATGGTGGCGTAGATAGGTGTAAGATGCATGATGTTGTTCGTTCTCTTGCAAAGGTTGTTTCTAGACAAGAGTTCTTGACAGTTTCAGAAAATGTTAACATGACCAAGATTTCATCTGATGTTCGACATCTTTCTTTGCTGACTGAAAAGGGTCTTACACAAAAACTGAAGAAGAAGGTACGCACAGTTTTATCTGAATCTCTGCACATTGGAAATCCCAACACTCTACTAATGCATGCAAAGTGCCTGCGAGTGTTAAGCCTAGTGAATGCTGGTCTATTTGTATTACCTGATTCAATTGGGAGTCTCAAGCATTTAAGGTACCTAGATATCTCTGAAAATGACATTATGAAGTTACCTTCTGCAATCGGTGAGCTCTATAATTTACAGACCTTGAAACATTTATGTTTCAGAATTCCATACTTTTCTACATTCCCTACACTTCCCAAAGAGCTGAGAAAACTTGTCAATTTAAGATATATTTGCACCAATAAGTATTCTTGTATGGGGTTTTCCTTATGTATACAATTGGAAAGAATTAACCAGTATCGAAAGTGGGGTGGGAGAATCAGCGATATAAGCCTATTAAATAACATCAGAGGTAGCTTAGCAATTCGGTATCTTGAACATATTTCAAGTAAGGAAGAAGCAAGAAGGGCAAGCTTGAAAACCAAACCCAATATTCACCACTTGGACCTAACATGGTCATACAATGCTACTACTAGCCTCTCAAACTCTGAAGAGGTGCTTGAAGAGCTTCTTCCTCACAAGGATCTAAAGATCCTTAACATCTGGTATTACAATGGAAAGGTATTACCATCATGGTTGATGATGATGAGACCCTCAAGAGTGTCACAACTTTGCAATTTAGTAGAAATGAAGTTTTATTACTGCCGTAATCTCAAGCAGTTGCCTGACTCCTTTGTTTTCCCCTTGCTCAAGGTTTTGGTTGTATGGGGTTGTGATAATCTAACATCTTTTCCTGATTTGGGTACCATGAACTCTCTTGAAACATTGCAGATAGGTAGATGTCCTAATCTTGAAGATTTACCAAACTTGGAGCCATTGACTAATCTGCGCAAGTTGGAAATACATAACTGTGCAAGGGTAAGTTGTCTTCCCCTTGGATTAGCTAACCTTTGTAATCTCACAGAACTAAAGCTTGGTCCATTTTGTCGAGAGCTTGATTTTTTTCCATTCCCGAACATCAGTGATTCTTGTCTGGTAACCAAATCCCTTCAGAAACTATGCTTGATAGGTTGGTCTAAACTAGGAAATCTACCTACACAAGTTGAACAATTTACTCAGCTACAAACACTTGGTATTGGACATTTTGATACCTTGAAAGTTCTGCCAAGTTGGCTGGGGAGCCTCACATGTTTAGAAATAGTAGATCTTCAGCACATGGAAAGCCTTACATGCTTGCCGCCCAGAAATGATATGCTGCGAGCCACCAGATTTCTTGGATTCCGCATCACACCATTTCAGTGTCCTAAGTTGAGCATATCTGTGGATATTTTTGATGTTCTTTTGACAAAAG GATAA
- the LOC110788116 gene encoding putative disease resistance protein RGA1 isoform X5 — translation MAEGFITEAAMAILTTVLSRTAEEVKLPWSFKNDQKELEKKLKRIHMLLCGSAGIRFNNPLVDDWLSKVKNVAYEADDFIDEVAYEALKQKLKFRNQSQFKKKLQFFFTVGSNPIVFSFQMGHRVRKLMGSIEDVFKDAQVLGIKPVDIAAGSSRSVPVLEDVQLQVQRELVASRGLIGRDQDEANIIKLLCHPGNSDRDLSVVGIVGMAGLGKTALSKRVCERNEVTKHFEKRIWVCVSHDFEVKGILEKMVELVDEQSCNRSSYQATITELQKNLRGKRYLLVLDDVWDTISSVWESFCSILQDIGGSKGTMVLATSRSSQVLATMEIHNEIQTLTTWHGPHIHQLKGLTYTDSWSLFQRRVHRIIDVTRAERMVTKCGGVPLAINVLGDLLRHRCSEEWKQIEESELWKLEDKNGILPSLRLSFNYLPSAAVKSCFAYCAVFPEDAVIRRENLIQLWMAHGFLQPYDKMERIGNEYFNVLLNNSFFQDMEFDKHGGVDRCKMHDVVRSLAKVVSRQEFLTVSENVNMTKISSDVRHLSLLTEKGLTQKLKKKIGRCPNLEDLPNLEPLTNLRKLEIHNCARKLCLIGWSKLGNLPTQVEQFTQLQTLGIGHFDTLKVLPSWLGSLTCLEIVDLQHMESLTCLPPRNDMLRATRFLGFRITPFQCPKLSISVDIFDVLLTKG, via the exons ATGGCTGAAGGTTTTATCACTGAAGCAGCTATGGCAATACTAACAACAGTGTTGTCCCGGACGGCAGAAGAGGTCAAACTTCCCTGGAGCTTTAAAAATGATCAGAAAGAGCTGGAGaaaaagttgaaaagaattcataTGCTCTTATGTGGTTCTGCTGGTATAAGATTTAACAATCCTTTAGTTGATGATTGGCTAAGCAAAGTGAAAAATGTGGCCTATGAAGCTGATGATTTTATTGATGAGGTTGCATATGAAGCTCTGAAGCAAAAACTGAAGTTTCGAAATCAGTCCCAGTTTAAGAAAAAGCTCCAGTTTTTCTTCACTGTTGGTAGTAATCCGATTGTGTTTAGCTTTCAAATGGGTCATAGGGTAAGGAAGCTGATGGGTTCAATAGAAGATGTTTTTAAAGATGCTCAAGTGCTTGGAATCAAACCTGTTGACATAGCAGCAGGTTCCAGCAGAAGTGTGCCTGTATTGGAAGATGTGCAGCTTCAGGTACAGAGGGAATTAGTTGCTAGTCGAGGACTTATTGGGCGCGATCAAGACGAAGCTAATATCATTAAGTTATTGTGTCACCCTGGGAATTCTGACAGAGATCTAAGCGTTGTTGGCATCGTGGGAATGGCAG GCCTTGGAAAGACAGCTTTATCTAAGCGAGTGTGTGAGAGAAATGAAGTTACAAAGCATTTTGAGAAGAGAATCTGGGTATGTGTATCCCATGATTTTGAAGTGAAGGGGATTTTAGAAAAGATGGTTGAACTTGTTGATGAACAATCATGTAACAGATCAAGTTACCAAGCAACAATCACAGAGCTTCAAAAGAACTTGAGAGGGAAAAGATATTTACTGGTGTTGGATGATGTTTGGGATACAATATCAAGTGTATGGGAGTCCTTCTGTAGCATATTGCAGGATATTGGTGGGTCTAAAGGGACAATGGTTTTGGCTACCTCGCGTAGTTCTCAGGTTTTAGCAACCATGGAAATACATAACGAGATCCAAACTCTGACAACCTGGCACGGACCTCATATTCATCAACTGAAGGGCCTAACTTACACAGACAGTTGGTCCTTGTTCCAGCGAAGAGTACACCGTATCATTGACGTGACTAGAGCAGAAAGGATGGTCACGAAGTGTGGGGGCGTCCCTTTGGCAATAAACGTGCTTGGTGATCTGTTAAGGCATAGGTGTTCAGAAGAGTGGAAACAGATTGAAGAAAGTGAGTTGTGGAAGTTGGAAGATAAGAATGGAATCTTGCCTTCTTTGAGGTTGAGCTTCAATTATTTACCATCTGCAGCTGTAAAAAGCTGTTTTGCATATTGTGCTGTTTTCCCAGAGGATGCTGTTATCAGAAGGGAAAACTTGATTCAACTTTGGATGGCCCATGGCTTCTTGCAGCCATATGATAAAATGGAGCGCATTGGCAATGAATACTTCAACGTTTTGTTGAATAACTCCTTTTTCCAGGATATGGAATTCGATAAGCATGGTGGCGTAGATAGGTGTAAGATGCATGATGTTGTTCGTTCTCTTGCAAAGGTTGTTTCTAGACAAGAGTTCTTGACAGTTTCAGAAAATGTTAACATGACCAAGATTTCATCTGATGTTCGACATCTTTCTTTGCTGACTGAAAAGGGTCTTACACAAAAACTGAAGAAGAAG ATAGGTAGATGTCCTAATCTTGAAGATTTACCAAACTTGGAGCCATTGACTAATCTGCGCAAGTTGGAAATACATAACTGTGCAAGG AAACTATGCTTGATAGGTTGGTCTAAACTAGGAAATCTACCTACACAAGTTGAACAATTTACTCAGCTACAAACACTTGGTATTGGACATTTTGATACCTTGAAAGTTCTGCCAAGTTGGCTGGGGAGCCTCACATGTTTAGAAATAGTAGATCTTCAGCACATGGAAAGCCTTACATGCTTGCCGCCCAGAAATGATATGCTGCGAGCCACCAGATTTCTTGGATTCCGCATCACACCATTTCAGTGTCCTAAGTTGAGCATATCTGTGGATATTTTTGATGTTCTTTTGACAAAAG GATAA
- the LOC110788116 gene encoding putative disease resistance protein RGA3 isoform X2, with protein sequence MAEGFITEAAMAILTTVLSRTAEEVKLPWSFKNDQKELEKKLKRIHMLLCGSAGIRFNNPLVDDWLSKVKNVAYEADDFIDEVAYEALKQKLKFRNQSQFKKKLQFFFTVGSNPIVFSFQMGHRVRKLMGSIEDVFKDAQVLGIKPVDIAAGSSRSVPVLEDVQLQVQRELVASRGLIGRDQDEANIIKLLCHPGNSDRDLSVVGIVGMAGLGKTALSKRVCERNEVTKHFEKRIWVCVSHDFEVKGILEKMVELVDEQSCNRSSYQATITELQKNLRGKRYLLVLDDVWDTISSVWESFCSILQDIGGSKGTMVLATSRSSQVLATMEIHNEIQTLTTWHGPHIHQLKGLTYTDSWSLFQRRVHRIIDVTRAERMVTKCGGVPLAINVLGDLLRHRCSEEWKQIEESELWKLEDKNGILPSLRLSFNYLPSAAVKSCFAYCAVFPEDAVIRRENLIQLWMAHGFLQPYDKMERIGNEYFNVLLNNSFFQDMEFDKHGGVDRCKMHDVVRSLAKVVSRQEFLTVSENVNMTKISSDVRHLSLLTEKGLTQKLKKKVRTVLSESLHIGNPNTLLMHAKCLRVLSLVNAGLFVLPDSIGSLKHLRYLDISENDIMKLPSAIGELYNLQTLKHLCFRIPYFSTFPTLPKELRKLVNLRYICTNKYSCMGFSLCIQLERINQYRKWGGRISDISLLNNIRGSLAIRYLEHISSKEEARRASLKTKPNIHHLDLTWSYNATTSLSNSEEVLEELLPHKDLKILNIWYYNGKVLPSWLMMMRPSRVSQLCNLVEMKFYYCRNLKQLPDSFVFPLLKVLVVWGCDNLTSFPDLGTMNSLETLQIGRCPNLEDLPNLEPLTNLRKLEIHNCARKLCLIGWSKLGNLPTQVEQFTQLQTLGIGHFDTLKVLPSWLGSLTCLEIVDLQHMESLTCLPPRNDMLRATRFLGFRITPFQCPKLSISVDIFDVLLTKG encoded by the exons ATGGCTGAAGGTTTTATCACTGAAGCAGCTATGGCAATACTAACAACAGTGTTGTCCCGGACGGCAGAAGAGGTCAAACTTCCCTGGAGCTTTAAAAATGATCAGAAAGAGCTGGAGaaaaagttgaaaagaattcataTGCTCTTATGTGGTTCTGCTGGTATAAGATTTAACAATCCTTTAGTTGATGATTGGCTAAGCAAAGTGAAAAATGTGGCCTATGAAGCTGATGATTTTATTGATGAGGTTGCATATGAAGCTCTGAAGCAAAAACTGAAGTTTCGAAATCAGTCCCAGTTTAAGAAAAAGCTCCAGTTTTTCTTCACTGTTGGTAGTAATCCGATTGTGTTTAGCTTTCAAATGGGTCATAGGGTAAGGAAGCTGATGGGTTCAATAGAAGATGTTTTTAAAGATGCTCAAGTGCTTGGAATCAAACCTGTTGACATAGCAGCAGGTTCCAGCAGAAGTGTGCCTGTATTGGAAGATGTGCAGCTTCAGGTACAGAGGGAATTAGTTGCTAGTCGAGGACTTATTGGGCGCGATCAAGACGAAGCTAATATCATTAAGTTATTGTGTCACCCTGGGAATTCTGACAGAGATCTAAGCGTTGTTGGCATCGTGGGAATGGCAG GCCTTGGAAAGACAGCTTTATCTAAGCGAGTGTGTGAGAGAAATGAAGTTACAAAGCATTTTGAGAAGAGAATCTGGGTATGTGTATCCCATGATTTTGAAGTGAAGGGGATTTTAGAAAAGATGGTTGAACTTGTTGATGAACAATCATGTAACAGATCAAGTTACCAAGCAACAATCACAGAGCTTCAAAAGAACTTGAGAGGGAAAAGATATTTACTGGTGTTGGATGATGTTTGGGATACAATATCAAGTGTATGGGAGTCCTTCTGTAGCATATTGCAGGATATTGGTGGGTCTAAAGGGACAATGGTTTTGGCTACCTCGCGTAGTTCTCAGGTTTTAGCAACCATGGAAATACATAACGAGATCCAAACTCTGACAACCTGGCACGGACCTCATATTCATCAACTGAAGGGCCTAACTTACACAGACAGTTGGTCCTTGTTCCAGCGAAGAGTACACCGTATCATTGACGTGACTAGAGCAGAAAGGATGGTCACGAAGTGTGGGGGCGTCCCTTTGGCAATAAACGTGCTTGGTGATCTGTTAAGGCATAGGTGTTCAGAAGAGTGGAAACAGATTGAAGAAAGTGAGTTGTGGAAGTTGGAAGATAAGAATGGAATCTTGCCTTCTTTGAGGTTGAGCTTCAATTATTTACCATCTGCAGCTGTAAAAAGCTGTTTTGCATATTGTGCTGTTTTCCCAGAGGATGCTGTTATCAGAAGGGAAAACTTGATTCAACTTTGGATGGCCCATGGCTTCTTGCAGCCATATGATAAAATGGAGCGCATTGGCAATGAATACTTCAACGTTTTGTTGAATAACTCCTTTTTCCAGGATATGGAATTCGATAAGCATGGTGGCGTAGATAGGTGTAAGATGCATGATGTTGTTCGTTCTCTTGCAAAGGTTGTTTCTAGACAAGAGTTCTTGACAGTTTCAGAAAATGTTAACATGACCAAGATTTCATCTGATGTTCGACATCTTTCTTTGCTGACTGAAAAGGGTCTTACACAAAAACTGAAGAAGAAGGTACGCACAGTTTTATCTGAATCTCTGCACATTGGAAATCCCAACACTCTACTAATGCATGCAAAGTGCCTGCGAGTGTTAAGCCTAGTGAATGCTGGTCTATTTGTATTACCTGATTCAATTGGGAGTCTCAAGCATTTAAGGTACCTAGATATCTCTGAAAATGACATTATGAAGTTACCTTCTGCAATCGGTGAGCTCTATAATTTACAGACCTTGAAACATTTATGTTTCAGAATTCCATACTTTTCTACATTCCCTACACTTCCCAAAGAGCTGAGAAAACTTGTCAATTTAAGATATATTTGCACCAATAAGTATTCTTGTATGGGGTTTTCCTTATGTATACAATTGGAAAGAATTAACCAGTATCGAAAGTGGGGTGGGAGAATCAGCGATATAAGCCTATTAAATAACATCAGAGGTAGCTTAGCAATTCGGTATCTTGAACATATTTCAAGTAAGGAAGAAGCAAGAAGGGCAAGCTTGAAAACCAAACCCAATATTCACCACTTGGACCTAACATGGTCATACAATGCTACTACTAGCCTCTCAAACTCTGAAGAGGTGCTTGAAGAGCTTCTTCCTCACAAGGATCTAAAGATCCTTAACATCTGGTATTACAATGGAAAGGTATTACCATCATGGTTGATGATGATGAGACCCTCAAGAGTGTCACAACTTTGCAATTTAGTAGAAATGAAGTTTTATTACTGCCGTAATCTCAAGCAGTTGCCTGACTCCTTTGTTTTCCCCTTGCTCAAGGTTTTGGTTGTATGGGGTTGTGATAATCTAACATCTTTTCCTGATTTGGGTACCATGAACTCTCTTGAAACATTGCAGATAGGTAGATGTCCTAATCTTGAAGATTTACCAAACTTGGAGCCATTGACTAATCTGCGCAAGTTGGAAATACATAACTGTGCAAGG AAACTATGCTTGATAGGTTGGTCTAAACTAGGAAATCTACCTACACAAGTTGAACAATTTACTCAGCTACAAACACTTGGTATTGGACATTTTGATACCTTGAAAGTTCTGCCAAGTTGGCTGGGGAGCCTCACATGTTTAGAAATAGTAGATCTTCAGCACATGGAAAGCCTTACATGCTTGCCGCCCAGAAATGATATGCTGCGAGCCACCAGATTTCTTGGATTCCGCATCACACCATTTCAGTGTCCTAAGTTGAGCATATCTGTGGATATTTTTGATGTTCTTTTGACAAAAG GATAA